A portion of the Blattabacterium clevelandi genome contains these proteins:
- a CDS encoding SLC13 family permease, whose protein sequence is MELVIISVFIIGYLFITIENFISLNKVIPSILMATICWSLIMFWNLPVFELDNDLIKWKNPNYLLLHHLGNASEIIFFLIGSMSIVSIIDMYSGFEILVGFFYSNTKRNFLWIINLLSFFLSAIIDNLTATIILIIILKKIVVNYKERLHYLGLIIISANAGGVWSPIGDITTTMLWISNKVTTINLIKKVFIPSALCMCVSTFIGSLIPIFNGFIQIKKNKLSKSDFKRGFFVLKLGLGLILFVPILKTITGIPPYMGMMFSFGILCLITNIYYKSHFSMDQVFKKLDFSSILFFLGILLSISSLESLGKLYDLSHWINNIVYSWKIKTFILGLISSFIDNVPLVAAIISMFNYSIDHEFWHFIAYMSGTGGSILLIGSASGITAMGMEKIDFFWYLKKISWLAFIGFLSGFLYLLIDPFFSF, encoded by the coding sequence ATGGAATTAGTAATCATATCAGTTTTTATTATAGGATATTTATTTATTACCATTGAGAATTTTATTTCCTTAAATAAGGTGATTCCATCTATTCTTATGGCAACTATTTGTTGGTCATTAATCATGTTTTGGAATTTACCAGTTTTTGAATTAGATAACGATTTAATTAAATGGAAAAATCCTAATTATCTATTATTACATCATTTAGGAAATGCTTCCGAAATTATTTTTTTTCTTATTGGATCCATGTCAATAGTTTCCATTATTGATATGTATTCTGGTTTTGAAATTTTAGTAGGTTTTTTTTATTCCAATACGAAACGAAATTTTTTATGGATAATAAATTTATTGTCTTTTTTTTTATCTGCAATTATAGATAATCTTACAGCTACTATAATTTTAATTATTATTTTAAAAAAAATTGTAGTTAATTATAAAGAACGATTACATTATTTAGGATTAATCATTATATCGGCTAATGCAGGAGGAGTATGGTCTCCAATAGGTGATATAACTACTACTATGTTATGGATTTCTAATAAAGTAACAACTATCAATCTTATAAAAAAAGTATTTATACCATCTGCTTTATGTATGTGTGTTTCTACTTTTATAGGTTCATTAATACCTATTTTTAATGGATTTATTCAAATTAAAAAAAATAAATTATCAAAATCAGATTTTAAAAGAGGATTTTTTGTATTAAAATTGGGGTTAGGTCTTATATTATTTGTTCCTATTTTAAAAACTATAACTGGTATTCCTCCATATATGGGGATGATGTTTTCTTTTGGAATTCTTTGTCTAATAACCAATATTTATTATAAAAGTCATTTTTCTATGGATCAAGTATTTAAAAAATTAGATTTTTCTAGTATATTATTTTTTTTAGGAATTTTACTTTCTATTTCTTCTTTAGAATCTTTAGGAAAACTTTATGATTTATCTCATTGGATTAATAATATAGTCTATTCATGGAAAATCAAAACTTTTATATTAGGATTAATATCTTCTTTTATAGATAATGTACCTTTAGTAGCTGCTATTATATCTATGTTTAATTATTCTATAGATCATGAATTTTGGCATTTTATAGCTTATATGTCTGGAACAGGAGGAAGTATTTTATTAATAGGATCAGCTTCTGGAATAACAGCTATGGGAATGGAAAAAATAGATTTTTTTTGGTATTTAAAAAAAATTAGTTGGTTAGCTTTTATAGGATTTTTATCTGGTTTTTTATATTTATTAATTGATCCATTTTTTTCTTTTTAA
- the menB gene encoding 1,4-dihydroxy-2-naphthoyl-CoA synthase yields the protein MYSKINWNSIKKYEDINFYFWKGISKIEINRPKCHNAFRVETVKEMIDAIDICRDRRDIDVLIITGSGEKSFCSGGDQNKRGLGGYLGRDGIPRLNILDFYKKIREIPKPVIAMVNGFSIGGGHVLHVVCDLTISSSNAIFSQVGPKVGSFDGGFGASYLARHIGQKRTREMWFLCKKYSANEALKMGLINKVVPLNKLETTTIKWCQLIQKRSPMSLRMIKRCLNAELDGQHGLMQLAGDATLMFYLMEESQEGKQAFLEKREPNFRKFTKFL from the coding sequence ATGTATTCTAAAATAAATTGGAATTCTATAAAAAAATATGAGGATATTAATTTCTATTTTTGGAAAGGAATTTCCAAAATAGAAATTAATAGACCTAAATGTCATAATGCTTTTCGTGTAGAAACAGTAAAAGAAATGATAGATGCTATAGATATATGTCGTGATCGAAGAGATATAGATGTATTAATTATAACTGGATCTGGAGAAAAGTCTTTTTGTTCTGGAGGTGATCAGAATAAAAGAGGATTAGGTGGTTATTTAGGAAGAGATGGAATTCCAAGATTAAATATTTTAGATTTTTATAAAAAAATCCGAGAAATACCTAAACCAGTTATTGCTATGGTTAATGGATTTTCTATAGGTGGTGGACATGTTTTACATGTAGTTTGTGATTTAACTATTTCCTCTAGTAATGCTATTTTTAGTCAAGTAGGTCCAAAAGTAGGATCTTTTGATGGAGGATTTGGAGCTTCTTATTTAGCTCGTCATATTGGTCAAAAAAGAACACGAGAAATGTGGTTTTTATGTAAAAAATATTCTGCTAATGAGGCATTAAAAATGGGATTAATTAACAAAGTAGTTCCCCTAAATAAATTAGAAACAACTACTATAAAATGGTGTCAATTAATCCAAAAAAGGAGTCCAATGTCTTTGAGAATGATTAAACGTTGTTTAAATGCAGAATTAGATGGACAGCATGGATTGATGCAATTAGCTGGAGATGCTACTTTAATGTTTTATTTAATGGAAGAATCTCAAGAAGGGAAACAAGCTTTTTTAGAAAAAAGAGAACCAAATTTTAGAAAATTTACAAAATTTTTATGA
- a CDS encoding enolase C-terminal domain-like protein has product MIINYFFKKKFFFKKKIKNSKRTFNYNIIWYLIVRKDDKIGIGECNPLLDNNAFKNLNVYEKELLCLSEKINIIQKNESYYYHSYISYSSILFGLEQAFLGLKNKYPILYDSKFTNGKLGISINSLIWLFSLSNINIENEVKKIEKDINRGFSLIKMKISPKLFPYQLLVLKKIKKKYPYIKIRIDANGSFKNSKEALYYINKLYEINIVYSVEQPIEIGNWKDLSNICKKSKLPIALDEELIGINNLKFKKRLLDIISPKYIILKPSVCGGFFGSKEWIIEAYKRKIEWCISSSLESKIGINAIAQWTFKMEEKYNRGVHGLNIGYFHNDFYSPLHIKKGYIWYNPLKKWKFKNLF; this is encoded by the coding sequence ATGATAATCAATTATTTTTTTAAAAAAAAATTTTTTTTTAAAAAAAAAATAAAAAATTCTAAAAGAACATTCAATTATAATATAATTTGGTACCTGATTGTAAGAAAGGATGATAAGATAGGAATTGGAGAATGTAATCCCTTATTGGATAATAATGCATTTAAAAATTTAAATGTTTATGAAAAAGAATTGTTATGTCTTTCTGAAAAAATAAATATTATCCAAAAAAATGAATCTTATTATTATCATTCCTATATTTCTTATTCCTCAATTTTATTTGGATTAGAACAAGCTTTTTTAGGTTTAAAAAATAAATATCCCATATTGTATGATTCTAAATTTACCAATGGTAAATTAGGTATTTCTATAAATAGCTTAATATGGTTATTTTCATTATCTAATATTAATATAGAGAATGAAGTAAAAAAAATAGAAAAAGATATTAATAGAGGTTTTTCATTGATTAAAATGAAAATAAGTCCCAAATTATTTCCTTATCAACTTTTAGTTTTAAAAAAAATAAAAAAAAAGTATCCATATATAAAAATACGTATCGATGCAAATGGATCTTTTAAGAATAGTAAAGAAGCTTTATATTATATTAATAAACTTTATGAAATAAATATTGTTTATTCAGTAGAGCAACCTATAGAAATTGGAAATTGGAAAGATCTATCCAATATATGTAAAAAATCAAAATTACCTATAGCATTAGATGAAGAATTAATAGGAATTAATAATTTAAAATTTAAAAAAAGATTATTAGATATTATATCTCCTAAATATATAATATTAAAACCCAGTGTATGCGGAGGTTTTTTTGGATCTAAGGAATGGATAATAGAAGCATATAAAAGAAAAATAGAATGGTGTATAAGTTCTTCTTTAGAGAGTAAAATAGGAATAAATGCAATAGCACAATGGACTTTTAAAATGGAAGAAAAATATAATAGGGGGGTTCATGGATTAAATATAGGATATTTTCATAATGATTTTTATTCTCCTTTACATATAAAAAAAGGTTACATTTGGTATAATCCATTAAAAAAATGGAAGTTCAAGAATCTTTTTTAA
- a CDS encoding SAM-dependent methyltransferase has protein sequence MKKVIFISDEPGYHDLITIKAMNKFKKSEIVLVYRIVSTEIVNQYLNSEKKIIYVGKYNEIHNNKNEKKSFFTHTHKTIYHLMGYHSLK, from the coding sequence ATGAAAAAAGTAATTTTTATTTCAGATGAACCAGGATATCATGATTTAATTACCATTAAAGCTATGAATAAATTTAAAAAATCTGAAATAGTATTGGTATATCGTATTGTAAGTACTGAAATAGTAAATCAATATTTAAATTCTGAAAAAAAGATTATTTATGTAGGTAAGTATAATGAGATACATAATAATAAGAATGAGAAAAAATCATTTTTTACTCATACTCATAAAACTATTTACCATCTCATGGGTTATCATTCTTTAAAATAA
- a CDS encoding AMP-binding protein → MEVQESFLKIRINFYSKKKSNYLIFKGDPLYPWKKSIFSFLENWNNRNQSVLMSLTSGTTGIPKKVFFNKKYMYEYAKKTVDFLNLKNKKIRGLLCLSPDTIAAKMFLIRSIIFHWDIDCIPPSSNPLKNIKEDFDIVSMVPMQVYSSLKSLKKIRILLIGGSPISIDLEKKLQKVSTICYATYGMTETLGHIALKKINGLYKTNYYQTLKNISINIDQRNCLGIFSPYCINSFIQTNDIVHMISKYQFHWIGRYDNIINSGGIKIIPELVEKEIYPFIPFYKRFFISSIPDKILGEKVILIIEGSVFSIKIPKSIFIGKKRFYKPKNIFFIQNFIENSLGKLKRKEIKNQLMENLINKHLF, encoded by the coding sequence ATGGAAGTTCAAGAATCTTTTTTAAAAATAAGAATTAATTTTTATTCAAAAAAAAAATCGAATTATTTAATTTTTAAGGGAGATCCTTTATACCCATGGAAAAAATCCATTTTTTCTTTTTTAGAAAATTGGAATAATAGGAATCAATCGGTATTGATGAGTTTAACTTCTGGAACAACAGGAATTCCTAAAAAAGTTTTTTTTAATAAAAAGTATATGTATGAATATGCAAAAAAAACGGTAGATTTTTTAAATTTAAAAAATAAAAAAATTCGAGGGCTTTTATGTTTATCTCCAGATACTATAGCAGCAAAAATGTTTTTAATTCGTTCTATTATATTTCATTGGGATATTGATTGTATTCCTCCATCATCTAATCCTTTAAAAAATATAAAAGAAGATTTTGATATTGTATCTATGGTTCCAATGCAAGTTTATTCTAGTTTAAAAAGTTTAAAAAAAATAAGGATTCTTTTAATAGGAGGGTCTCCAATTTCTATTGATTTAGAAAAAAAATTACAAAAAGTTTCTACTATTTGTTATGCAACTTATGGAATGACAGAAACATTAGGGCATATAGCTTTAAAAAAAATTAATGGATTATATAAAACTAATTATTATCAAACATTAAAAAATATTTCTATTAATATAGATCAAAGAAATTGTTTAGGAATATTTTCTCCATATTGTATAAATTCTTTTATTCAAACTAATGATATTGTTCATATGATTTCTAAATATCAATTTCATTGGATAGGTAGATATGATAATATTATTAATAGTGGAGGGATCAAAATTATTCCTGAATTGGTCGAAAAAGAAATATATCCTTTTATTCCTTTTTACAAAAGATTTTTTATCTCTTCAATTCCAGATAAAATATTGGGAGAAAAAGTAATACTAATTATTGAAGGATCTGTTTTTTCTATTAAAATTCCAAAATCTATCTTCATAGGAAAAAAAAGATTTTATAAACCCAAAAATATTTTTTTTATACAAAATTTTATAGAGAATTCTTTGGGAAAGTTAAAAAGAAAAGAAATTAAAAATCAATTAATGGAAAATCTTATAAATAAACATTTATTCTAA
- the cysK gene encoding cysteine synthase A, protein MKVENILQTIGNTPHIRLRRLYPYHQVWMKLEKNNPGGSIKDRIALSMIEDAEKRGIIKKGNVIIEPTSGNTGIGLSMVAAVKGYRIILVMPDSMSIERRKLFSIFGSKFFLTPREQGMKGAIKKAEELNRKIPNSWIPKQFDNISNTNIHKYTTAKEIIKSFPDGIDYFITGVGTGGHITGVGEVLKKKFPMIKIFSVEPIESSVIFGGKHNPHELQGLGAGFIPTILNKNILDGSFLVSKKEAFSYVRKIARKEGILVGISTGATLSAIAKKLPDFSENSRILTFNYDTGERYISVKNLFV, encoded by the coding sequence ATGAAAGTAGAAAATATATTGCAAACTATTGGAAATACTCCTCATATCCGTCTTCGTCGTTTATATCCATATCATCAAGTTTGGATGAAATTGGAAAAAAATAATCCTGGAGGAAGTATTAAAGATAGAATTGCATTATCAATGATAGAAGATGCAGAAAAAAGAGGAATTATTAAAAAAGGGAATGTCATTATTGAACCAACTTCTGGAAATACTGGAATAGGGTTATCCATGGTAGCAGCTGTAAAAGGATATCGGATTATTCTAGTAATGCCTGATTCTATGAGTATAGAAAGAAGAAAACTGTTTTCTATTTTTGGATCAAAATTTTTTCTTACTCCGAGAGAGCAAGGAATGAAAGGAGCTATAAAAAAAGCCGAAGAATTAAATCGTAAAATTCCTAATTCTTGGATACCAAAACAATTTGATAATATATCAAATACAAATATTCATAAATATACCACTGCAAAGGAAATTATAAAATCATTTCCTGATGGAATAGATTATTTTATTACGGGGGTTGGAACTGGTGGCCATATTACTGGAGTAGGAGAAGTATTAAAAAAAAAATTTCCAATGATAAAAATATTTTCTGTAGAACCTATAGAGTCTTCAGTTATATTTGGAGGGAAGCATAATCCTCATGAATTACAAGGACTTGGTGCAGGTTTTATTCCTACTATTTTAAATAAAAATATATTGGATGGATCCTTTTTAGTTTCCAAAAAAGAAGCATTTAGTTACGTTCGTAAAATAGCAAGAAAAGAAGGAATTTTGGTTGGTATTTCTACTGGAGCTACCTTGTCTGCTATTGCAAAAAAATTACCTGATTTTTCTGAAAATTCAAGGATACTTACATTTAATTATGACACTGGAGAAAGATATATATCAGTAAAAAATCTTTTTGTATAA
- the menA gene encoding 1,4-dihydroxy-2-naphthoate octaprenyltransferase, whose protein sequence is MNLKYWIYAIRLHTLLLSFSGITLSFLISKSRGYGDYCTYFLCLITAIFLQILANFSNDYGDSIKGVDNFRRIGPNRTVQNGFISLISMKKAINIFSILSFIFGFLLIYKSIRLQNIFLFLFYFIGILICIYSSIKYSIGSYPYGYLGMGDLSVLIFFGFISIGGSYFLYTKFYPLDIFFLSLSIGLLNLSVLNINNMRDIDNDYKNGKYTVAGILGIKYAKIYHILSIILSIFLGFLFNFLNYKNLYQWIFFISNIPFLIQHLKKIIYINNPKDFNDELKKLVVIIFFYSMSIGIGIQYSSLKN, encoded by the coding sequence ATGAATTTAAAATATTGGATTTATGCAATTCGTTTACATACTTTACTCCTTTCTTTTTCTGGAATTACTTTAAGTTTCTTAATATCTAAATCTAGAGGATATGGAGATTATTGTACTTATTTTTTGTGTCTTATAACTGCTATATTTTTGCAAATATTAGCTAATTTTTCAAATGATTATGGAGATAGTATAAAAGGAGTAGATAATTTTAGAAGAATTGGCCCAAATAGAACGGTTCAAAATGGATTTATTTCATTAATTTCAATGAAAAAAGCAATAAATATATTTTCTATTTTATCTTTTATTTTTGGATTTTTATTAATTTATAAATCTATTAGATTACAAAATATTTTTCTTTTTTTATTTTATTTTATAGGAATTTTGATTTGTATATATAGTTCTATTAAATATAGTATTGGTTCTTATCCTTATGGATATTTAGGAATGGGGGATTTATCTGTTTTGATATTTTTTGGTTTTATTTCTATAGGAGGAAGTTATTTTTTATATACAAAATTCTATCCTTTGGATATATTTTTTTTATCTTTATCAATAGGATTATTGAATCTTTCTGTTTTAAATATTAATAACATGAGAGATATAGATAATGATTATAAAAATGGAAAATATACTGTAGCAGGAATATTGGGAATTAAATATGCAAAAATATACCATATTTTATCTATTATATTATCTATATTTTTAGGTTTTTTATTTAATTTTTTAAATTATAAAAATTTATACCAATGGATTTTTTTTATATCCAATATCCCTTTTTTGATACAACATTTAAAGAAAATTATTTATATAAATAACCCAAAAGATTTCAATGATGAACTTAAAAAATTAGTTGTAATTATTTTTTTTTATTCTATGAGTATAGGAATAGGAATTCAATATTCTTCTTTAAAAAATTAA
- a CDS encoding elongation factor 1-alpha C-terminal domain-related protein, translated as MDLINYDFRIYKAIISKYPINALRVGFKKIIETIPISEKNGDNVVSKSTFMKWDTVPNLLSLLLENIVIQKLLHLEPFRVPVQYFLHSKNINGNILRVYEGKIISGIYRVGDEIIVYPYQSKRRCIEMNRKRIQEVFFSQSIIMYLEDEIDIYHRDLILVKSNEPIPIISKEFYVIIFWMENFLLKRENKYLFQIHSLKVPIFIKYIIYRIDVNTFKKRKKCQKYAILNDLVKVIIKSSNPIPYDTYQKMKKNRFSILIYYIIYSTVENGMIQ; from the coding sequence ATGGATTTGATAAATTATGATTTTAGGATATATAAAGCTATAATAAGTAAGTATCCAATTAATGCTCTTCGAGTAGGTTTTAAAAAAATAATAGAAACAATTCCAATAAGTGAAAAAAATGGAGATAATGTAGTGTCTAAATCGACTTTTATGAAATGGGATACAGTGCCTAATCTTCTTTCTTTATTATTAGAAAATATTGTTATTCAAAAATTACTCCATTTAGAACCTTTTAGAGTTCCAGTACAATATTTTTTACATTCTAAAAATATTAATGGCAATATTCTTCGTGTATATGAGGGAAAAATTATCAGTGGAATTTATAGGGTAGGCGATGAAATAATTGTTTACCCTTATCAATCAAAAAGACGATGTATAGAAATGAATAGAAAAAGAATTCAAGAAGTATTTTTTTCTCAAAGCATTATTATGTATTTGGAAGATGAAATAGATATCTACCATAGAGATCTTATTCTTGTAAAGAGTAATGAACCTATTCCTATCATTTCTAAAGAATTTTATGTTATTATTTTTTGGATGGAAAATTTTTTATTGAAACGAGAAAATAAATATTTATTCCAAATTCATAGTTTAAAAGTACCAATTTTTATAAAATATATCATTTACCGTATAGATGTGAATACTTTTAAAAAAAGAAAAAAATGTCAAAAATATGCAATATTAAATGATTTGGTAAAAGTTATAATAAAATCATCTAACCCTATTCCATATGATACTTATCAAAAAATGAAAAAAAATAGATTCTCCATTTTAATATATTATATCATTTATTCGACAGTAGAAAATGGTATGATTCAATAA
- a CDS encoding metal-dependent hydrolase gives MKITFFTHSTYMLEIHKNFLLVDPFFSENPILTKSTLSSNKYIQFFEKIDYILLTHAHYDHVCDVEIFAKKFNSLIISNYEISNFFNKKGLKTYGINYGSFISFPFGKLKYVWATHSSAFKDGTYGGNPGGFLLHTDKGNIYLSGDTSLTYEMTLIPNFGKLKISILPIGGIYTMDVEEAIIASNFLQCDKILGVHYDTFESIKINREKAKKSFFDNKKKLFLLEMKESIWI, from the coding sequence ATGAAAATTACTTTTTTTACTCATAGTACATATATGTTAGAAATCCATAAAAATTTTTTATTGGTAGATCCTTTTTTTTCCGAAAATCCTATTCTAACAAAAAGTACATTATCATCAAATAAATATATCCAATTTTTTGAAAAAATTGATTATATTTTATTAACTCATGCTCATTATGATCATGTATGTGATGTAGAAATTTTTGCAAAAAAATTTAATTCTTTAATTATATCAAATTATGAAATATCTAATTTTTTTAATAAAAAAGGATTAAAAACATATGGGATCAATTATGGATCTTTCATTTCTTTTCCATTTGGAAAATTAAAATATGTTTGGGCTACTCATTCTAGTGCTTTTAAGGATGGAACTTATGGAGGAAATCCTGGAGGATTTTTATTACACACAGATAAAGGAAATATTTATTTATCAGGAGATACTTCTTTAACATATGAAATGACTCTTATTCCTAACTTTGGAAAGTTAAAAATATCTATTCTTCCTATAGGAGGAATTTATACTATGGATGTTGAAGAAGCTATTATTGCTTCCAATTTTTTACAATGTGATAAAATATTAGGGGTACATTACGATACTTTTGAATCAATAAAAATTAATCGAGAAAAAGCAAAAAAAAGTTTTTTTGATAATAAAAAAAAACTTTTTTTATTAGAAATGAAGGAATCTATATGGATTTAG
- a CDS encoding serine O-acetyltransferase — MSNPNFLKKLFENHKNKWKYPFLNKNTYKKFVEDLFHFLFTPDQYLLEGIDSLKKNYQKLKHKLYSIFMEFNFEEKKSKKYVQIFFKNIPNIYQILITDANAILNFDPAATVIEEIFLSYPGFFATALYRIAHQLWILKIPILPRMITEYAHRKTGVDIHASAEIGKDFVIDHGTGIVIGSSTKIGNSVKIYQGVTLGAIYVNKKLKNQKRHPTIEDQVTIYSGATILGGDTVIGHDSILGGNVWITNSIPPFSIVYQKSEIKIRNNSTFSN, encoded by the coding sequence ATGTCTAATCCAAATTTTTTAAAAAAATTATTCGAAAATCATAAAAACAAATGGAAGTATCCATTTCTTAATAAAAATACATATAAAAAATTTGTAGAAGATTTATTTCATTTCCTTTTTACTCCGGATCAATATCTTTTAGAAGGAATTGATTCCTTAAAAAAAAATTACCAAAAATTAAAACATAAATTATATTCTATTTTCATGGAATTTAATTTTGAAGAAAAAAAGTCAAAAAAATATGTTCAAATTTTTTTTAAAAATATTCCTAATATTTATCAAATATTGATCACGGACGCTAATGCAATATTAAATTTCGATCCTGCAGCAACAGTTATAGAGGAAATTTTTCTATCTTATCCTGGTTTTTTTGCGACTGCATTATACCGAATAGCTCATCAACTATGGATTTTAAAAATACCAATTCTTCCAAGAATGATAACTGAATATGCTCATAGAAAAACTGGAGTAGATATTCATGCTTCAGCAGAAATAGGAAAAGATTTTGTTATTGATCACGGAACAGGAATAGTAATTGGATCTAGTACAAAAATAGGAAATAGTGTGAAAATATATCAAGGAGTTACTTTAGGAGCTATTTATGTAAATAAAAAATTGAAAAATCAAAAACGTCATCCAACTATAGAAGATCAAGTTACTATTTATTCTGGAGCTACAATTTTAGGGGGGGATACAGTGATTGGTCATGATAGTATACTTGGAGGAAATGTATGGATTACAAATAGCATTCCACCTTTTTCCATAGTTTATCAAAAAAGTGAAATAAAAATTCGGAATAATAGTACTTTTTCTAACTAA
- a CDS encoding NADP-dependent isocitrate dehydrogenase yields the protein MKKIKVTNPIVEINGDEMARIIWKYIKKYLIIPYLDIKIIYFDLGIDNRDFTEDQITIEAGNAIKKYNVGIKCATITPDEKRMKEFHLKKKWKSPNGTIRNILNGTIFREPIIVENIPRPIPNWKNPICIARHAYADQYNAIDIIVKEKGKLYLQFIPDNQKKKIQNFEIHHFITPGISMAMYNTDQSIYGFARSCFNYSVYKKRSLFLSTKNTILKNYDGKYKDIFHKIYQKEFLSIFKKIKITYEHRLIDDMVAYAIKSNGGFIWACKNYDGDVHSDTIAQGFGSLGMMTSILLTPDGKTIESEAAHGTITRHYRLHQKGIKTSTNPIASIFAWTRGLKHRAFLDKNSSLKKFSEKMEETCIELIKSGIMTKDLYKLVYENNTYKNRNNNYLDTESFFIILKSHFEKKILNLE from the coding sequence ATGAAAAAAATAAAAGTTACTAATCCTATAGTAGAAATCAATGGAGATGAAATGGCCAGAATTATATGGAAATATATTAAAAAATATTTAATTATTCCTTATTTAGATATTAAAATTATTTATTTTGATCTAGGGATAGATAATAGAGACTTTACAGAGGATCAAATTACTATAGAAGCTGGTAATGCAATAAAAAAATATAATGTTGGAATTAAATGTGCTACCATTACACCTGATGAAAAAAGAATGAAAGAATTTCATTTAAAAAAAAAGTGGAAATCTCCAAATGGGACAATAAGAAATATTCTTAATGGAACTATTTTTAGAGAACCTATTATAGTAGAGAATATACCTCGTCCAATTCCAAATTGGAAAAATCCAATATGTATTGCCCGTCATGCATATGCAGATCAATATAATGCAATAGATATTATTGTTAAAGAAAAAGGAAAATTATACCTTCAATTTATACCAGATAATCAAAAGAAAAAAATTCAAAATTTTGAAATTCACCATTTTATAACACCAGGAATTTCCATGGCTATGTATAATACAGATCAATCTATCTATGGATTTGCCCGTTCATGTTTCAATTATTCCGTTTACAAAAAACGTTCTCTTTTTCTCTCTACAAAAAATACTATTTTAAAAAATTATGATGGAAAATACAAAGATATCTTTCATAAAATATATCAAAAAGAATTTTTATCAATTTTTAAAAAAATTAAAATCACTTACGAACATCGTTTGATTGATGATATGGTAGCTTATGCAATAAAATCTAATGGAGGATTTATATGGGCTTGCAAAAATTATGATGGAGATGTTCATTCGGATACTATAGCTCAAGGATTTGGTTCATTAGGAATGATGACTTCAATTTTACTGACTCCAGATGGAAAAACAATAGAATCGGAAGCTGCTCATGGTACCATAACTAGACATTATAGATTACATCAAAAAGGAATAAAAACATCCACAAATCCTATTGCTTCTATTTTTGCTTGGACTCGTGGTCTCAAACATCGAGCATTTTTGGATAAAAATTCTAGTTTAAAAAAATTTTCGGAAAAAATGGAAGAAACTTGTATAGAATTAATTAAATCAGGAATAATGACTAAAGATTTATACAAACTTGTATATGAAAATAATACTTATAAAAATAGGAATAATAACTACTTAGATACAGAATCTTTTTTTATTATATTAAAATCACATTTTGAAAAAAAAATACTAAATTTAGAATAA